In Numenius arquata chromosome 3, bNumArq3.hap1.1, whole genome shotgun sequence, one genomic interval encodes:
- the ACKR3 gene encoding atypical chemokine receptor 3 produces MSALDLTSILDFLETANLTEINWTCNNGDCITVDATTCPGTLNKSALLYTLSFFYIFIFVIGLVANSVVVWVNLQAKMTGYETHLYIFNLAIADLCVVITLPVWVVSLVQHNQWHMGEITCKITHLIFSINLYGSIFFLACMSVDRYLSVAYFTNSSNRKKKIIRRCICILVWLLAFSASLPDTYYLKTVSSNNETYCRPVYPEESFKEWLIGMELISVVLGFLIPFPIIAFFYFLLAKTISSSSDQERKSNGKIIFSYVVVFLVCWLPYHVAVLLDIFYSLHFIPFSCQMENFLYATLHVTQCFSLVHCCVNPILYSFINRNYRYELMKAFIFKYSAKTGLTKLIDASRVSEAEYSALEQNAK; encoded by the coding sequence ATGAGCGCACTTGATTTGACTTCCATCCTCGATTTTCTGGAAACAGCCAACTTGACGGAGATCAACTGGACGTGCAACAATGGTGACTGCATCACAGTTGATGCGACGACATGCCCTGGCACACTCAACAAAAGTGCCCTGCTATACACCCTGTCCTTcttctacattttcatttttgtcataGGGCTGGTGGCCAACTCGGTTGTGGTGTGGGTCAACCTCCAAGCCAAAATGACTGGCTATGAAACCCACCTCTACATCTTTAATTTGGCTATCGCTGATCTGTGTGTCGTCATCACCCTTCCAGTGTGGGTTGTCTCCCTTGTCCAGCATAACCAGTGGCACATGGGTGAAATCACGTGCAAGATAACTCACCTTATATTTTCCATCAACTTGTACGGCAGCATCTTCTTCCTGGCATGCATGAGTGTGGACCGTTACCTCTCAGTTGCCTATTTCACCAATTCCAGCAATCGCAAGAAGAAGATAATCCGTCGCTGCATCTGCATCTTAGTGTGGCTTCTTGCCTTCTCTGCGTCTCTCCCAGACACGTATTATCTCAAGACGGTCTCTTCCAACAACGAAACCTATTGCCGTCCTGTCTATCCAGAGGAGAGCTTCAAAGAGTGGTTGATTGGCATGGAGCTCATCTCTGTTGTGCTGGGCTTTCTTATCCCTTTTCCAatcattgctttcttttatttcctccttgcaAAGACCATCTCCTCCTCCAGTGACCAAGAGAGGAAAAGCAACGGGAAGATCATTTTCTCCTACGTTGTCGTGTTTCTCGTCTGCTGGCTACCCTACCATGTAGCTGTCCTGCTTGACATCTTCTATAGCCTTCATTTCATACCTTTCAGTTGTCAGATGGAGAACTTCTTATATGCCACTCTTCACGTCACTCAGTGTTTCTCTCTAGTCCATTGCTGCGTCAACCCCATCCTGTACAGCTTCATTAACCGCAACTACAGATACGAGCTCATGAAGGCCTTTATTTTCAAGTACTCTGCCAAAACTGGGCTCACTAAACTTATCGACGCTTCCAGAGTGTCAGAAGCAGAGTACTCTGCTCTGGAGCAAAATGCCAAATGA